From the genome of Nicotiana sylvestris chromosome 2, ASM39365v2, whole genome shotgun sequence, one region includes:
- the LOC138885200 gene encoding uncharacterized protein, with the protein MSGYAKFMKDLVTKKRSMDYETIKITHQVSAIVHSMAPKLEDTGAFTIPCTIGSVDFAKALCDLWANCEVDYEVPIILGRPFLATGKALVDVEVGELTFRGGDEKVIFHVGKSMKQPNSTEVCSFVDLVTTVIVDDTSVMINVEDPLEVMLLNFDANDDASRVDYRMEGMHGLPEAEQGDLQGSLPIAIT; encoded by the exons atgtcgggctatgctaaattcatgaaggacttggtgacaaagaaaagatccatggattacGAAACTATCAAGAtaacccaccaagttagtgcaattgtgcactcaatggccccgaagctagaagataccggtgctttcaccattccttgcaccattgggagtgtggactttgctaaagctctatgtgatttgtgggcaa ACTGTGAAGTGGACTACGAGGTCCCAATCATTCTAGGGAGGCCTTTCCTTGcgacggggaaggcattggttgatgttgaagtgggtgagctcactttccgagggggagatgaaaaggtcatcTTTCATGTtggcaaatctatgaagcaacccaatagcaccgaggtgtgctcatttgtagaccttgtcacaactGTGATTGTGGATGACACCAGTGTTATGATCAACGTGGAGGACCCCCTTGAGGTCATGCTATTAAATTTTGATGCCAATGATGATGCAAgcagagtgga ttaccggatggagggtatgcatggactaccggaagctgaacaaggtgacctGCAAGGATCACTTCCTATTGCCATTACTTAA